One segment of Acidobacteriota bacterium DNA contains the following:
- a CDS encoding CbiQ family ECF transporter T component, translated as MPRDQVASPDGPGPSAGCRFHPAAWCLWLVSALVPAALTRHPAYLGLLVLVLAAVFFGLGRRPAHEPGWEGFLRFGLILVVFSSLVQPLLVHQGATTLFSLPRWRWDLEIADRQVGLLDLGGRVTAESVATGFLSGLALLAVLLAFAAFQRAVDPVDLVRRMPRFLHQSSVVLSIALTFIPQTLVAQREIREAQALRGVRQRGLRGLAPTFVTLLAEGLERSLNLAEAMEARGFGGVQAHRPPAWAGWAIAGGLLTVLGAIVVWPRLWLPGLVLLTLAVRRIGAGVRRTRFRRLPWTPWDTALVAACSASVVALVLNRQGLAFTAYPRLAWPAVQLLPILAILLLALPLGDISSERGRGP; from the coding sequence GTGCCCAGGGACCAGGTGGCTTCGCCGGACGGACCCGGGCCTTCGGCCGGGTGCCGTTTTCACCCGGCCGCCTGGTGCCTGTGGCTCGTTTCCGCCCTGGTACCCGCAGCCCTCACCCGGCATCCGGCCTACCTCGGCCTGCTGGTGCTGGTGCTGGCCGCGGTGTTTTTCGGCCTGGGCCGCCGGCCCGCCCACGAACCGGGCTGGGAGGGCTTCCTGCGCTTCGGCCTGATCCTGGTGGTCTTCTCGAGTCTGGTGCAGCCGCTGCTGGTGCACCAAGGAGCCACCACCCTCTTCTCCCTACCGCGCTGGCGTTGGGACCTGGAGATCGCCGACCGGCAGGTGGGACTCCTCGACCTCGGCGGCCGGGTGACGGCGGAGAGCGTGGCGACGGGGTTCCTGTCCGGCCTGGCGCTGTTGGCGGTCTTGCTCGCCTTCGCCGCCTTTCAGCGCGCCGTGGACCCGGTGGATCTGGTGCGCCGCATGCCCCGCTTCCTACACCAGTCATCGGTGGTTCTGTCCATCGCCCTGACCTTCATCCCGCAGACCTTGGTGGCCCAACGGGAGATCCGCGAGGCACAGGCACTGCGGGGAGTCCGGCAGCGCGGCCTCCGAGGCCTCGCGCCGACCTTTGTGACCCTGCTGGCGGAAGGCCTGGAGCGGAGTCTCAACCTGGCCGAAGCGATGGAGGCGCGCGGCTTCGGTGGCGTCCAGGCCCACCGGCCGCCGGCCTGGGCCGGCTGGGCCATCGCCGGCGGTCTGTTGACAGTCCTCGGCGCCATCGTCGTGTGGCCCAGGCTGTGGCTGCCGGGCCTCGTGCTGCTGACCCTTGCCGTGCGGCGCATCGGGGCGGGGGTGCGGCGCACTCGCTTTCGGCGACTGCCCTGGACGCCCTGGGACACCGCCCTGGTGGCGGCTTGTAGTGCGTCCGTGGTCGCTCTCGTGCTGAACCGCCAGGGGCTAGCCTTCACCGCCTATCCGCGGCTCGCCTGGCCCGCTGTCCAGCTCCTGCCGATTCTCGCCATCCTGCTGCTGGCTCTTCCCCTCGGCGACATCTCTTCGGAAAGGGGTAGGGGCCCATGA